Genomic DNA from Nocardioides aquaticus:
CGAGAACGCCGTGCTCAACGACCCCCTGCTGACCGAGCGGCAGAAGCAGTCGCTGCTCGACGTGTACTCCTCGTTCCTGGCGCTCAACGCCCAGGCCGAGCTCGAACCCCACGACTCCCAGCCTGGCGCTGGGGCCAACCGATGAAGGAGATGGACATGGCCACCGCCAAGTTCGACATCAAGAAGATCGAGATCCCCGCCGAGGTGACCCGCCCGCTCTACGCCGGCGTGGGCGCCACCGACCTCGCCGTCGAGTACGTCCGCACCACCGTGGCCGACGTGCAGAAGCGCGTGAACAACGTGCAGCAGCGCGTCACCGACGTGCAGAAGTCGGTCAAGAACATCGAGCTGGCCCCCCGTGCGCTGCGCGGCAAGGTCACCACGACCCTCGACGAGACGGCCACCACCGTCACCGACACGTACGTCGGCCTGGCCGAGCGCGGCGAGGACCTCGTTGTCCGCATCCGCAAGCAGGACTCGACCCAGCAGGCCGCCAAGGCTGCCGGCACCGCCAAGGCAAAGGCGAAGACCGTGAAGACCCAGGCCACCAAGGCGGCCGACAAGACCGCCGCGACGGCCAAGCGCCAGGGCACCACGGCCGCGAAGACCGCTAAGGCGAACGCCGACTCCGCGGCGACGTCGGTCGAGTCCAACGCCAAGGCCGCGACCACCACGGTCAAGAAGAGCGCCGACTCCACCGCCAAGACCACCAAGTCGGCGGCGAAGAAGACCTCCAGCACCGCCAAGAAGACCTCGGCCCCGGCCCGCAGCAGCGCCAAGGGCGCCACCACCGCGGCCGCCAAGACCGCCGAGAGCACCACTCAGGCTGTCACCGAGGCTGCCAAGAAGGTCGGCGACTGATCCTCGCCCCCGGCCGATGATTACCGGCCCCTGAACCACCGAGAACCCCGGACCGTTGCGGTCCGGGGTTCTCGTCGTCCGGGGCCTCGCTAGGCTCAAGGCATCATGGAGATCTTTGCGATTCAGGGCTACGTCGACCTGGTGGTGTTCGTCGTCCTGCTGGCGGTGAAGCTCTTCGCCTTCATCAACTCGCTGCTGTGGTCGGCTGAGTCCTACGAGGCTGCCGGGAAGCTCACCAAGCCAGCGTGGACCATCATCTTGGGCATCGGGGTGCTGCTGCAGTTCATCGGCATCCTCTTCATCCTGAGCATCGCTTTCACCATCGCGGCGTTCGTCTATCTCGCGGACGTACGGCCGGCGTTGGCCGGATTGCGCAGGCGCTGACCGGTCAACCCCGACCATCTGGTCTGAACCACCGCGAGACGGTCTCGACCCGGATACGCTCGTCGCGTCCGCAGCACGCGCTCAGATGGAGATCCCGTGGAACTCAAGGACTACTGGCTCACCATCCGACGGCGGTGGGTGCTCGTCCTGCTTACGTTCGTGGTCGTGCTCGGTGGTACGGCGGCCTTCACCGCGCTGACGACGCCGCTC
This window encodes:
- a CDS encoding DUF2516 family protein, which gives rise to MEIFAIQGYVDLVVFVVLLAVKLFAFINSLLWSAESYEAAGKLTKPAWTIILGIGVLLQFIGILFILSIAFTIAAFVYLADVRPALAGLRRR